TGAAGCCTCGGATGCTTTAGCTGTAGTTGATGACCACTACACGATAGGCAGgtatattttaaattgttggGCTGACGGGTGGATTCAGACACTGATAAGTTGGGGGAAGAGTTCGTTGGCGAACATGTCCTCCCAGGAGCTCTCCGAGCACAAGGGAGAGGACATGTCGCTGAAAGGGGACGGGGGACCTTCGTATCCGGAGTCACTGTAGGTGTCCGCGAGGCAGGGCTCCTTGTCCAGGCCGCTGAGGGCCGGGGAGGAGGCCGTGGAGAAAAACTCATCCAGCGGACTGTGATCGTCACAGCTCGGGATGACCACTTCCTCCGGCTCGTCTTTGATGGAAACCGTCTCCTCCTCGACCACGACCTGGACATCAGGGAACGCCGCCTCCTGTTCGAAATcaatcttctcctcctcgtcctcctcctcttcgtcgtcGTATTCGTCGCTCTCCGAGTCGTTGCATAGCCCGTCGCTCACCTCCTCCACGGGCTTGGTGTAGATGTGGTCAAAGTGGATCAGTTCATTAAGGGCCTCCAGCTTAACTGGTGAGGCCCCCAGAGGCGCAGGTGAGGCGGCAGGTACTGGGTGCCCCCCTCCGACCAGCAGCACCTGCGGCTCCTGGCACTCCTGCTCACAAGACTTGAGGAAGAGCTCTGGGTCAAGGATGTCCAGAAAGCCCATGAGCAAATCAgactgagaggggggggagaaaaaaaaaagaagaggagattAGCCTG
The genomic region above belongs to Pleuronectes platessa chromosome 4, fPlePla1.1, whole genome shotgun sequence and contains:
- the xbp1 gene encoding LOW QUALITY PROTEIN: X-box-binding protein 1 (The sequence of the model RefSeq protein was modified relative to this genomic sequence to represent the inferred CDS: deleted 2 bases in 1 codon): MVVVAAGTGATHKVLLISGKPSGSAVGYSRPLSVVLPALSSPASSDSESNSSAGPPVRKRQRLTHLSPEEKALRRKLKNRVAAQTARDRKKAKMGELEQQVLEMELENQKLHIENRLLREKSSGLLTENEELRQRLGLDTLDSKEKVQVQLSTVNDTGLGVGSSESAALRLRVSAAGAGPALPKSEDFTMDTHVPDTTDNESDLLMGFLDILDPELFLKSCEQECQEPQVLLVGGGHPVPAASPAPLGASPVKLEALNELIHFDHIYTKPVEEVSDGLCNDSESDEYDDEEEEDEEEKIDFEQEAAFPDVQVVVEEETVSIKDEPEEVVIPSCDDHSPLDEFFSTASSPALSGLDKEPCLADTYSDSGYEGPPSPFSDMSSPLCSESSWEDMFANELFPQLISV